From Candidatus Atelocyanobacterium thalassa isolate ALOHA, a single genomic window includes:
- a CDS encoding PPC domain-containing protein gives MTCLYNRPYFCLLKISLFSFLYLTNSVYAQGKQRIYNPIPLEYHSEMYDRLSDQDIPTGEGGFAKDYWVKLDKGDQVAVDLMSDEFDSVVLLLGSDGTTIAENDDGPDGSTNSLLFSRITESGRYIIRVHAFGETGGGNFRLKVTRLRPVNH, from the coding sequence ATGACTTGTTTGTACAATAGGCCTTACTTTTGTTTATTAAAAATTAGCTTGTTTTCATTTCTATATTTGACAAATTCTGTTTATGCTCAAGGAAAACAGCGTATTTATAATCCTATCCCATTAGAATATCATTCAGAAATGTATGATCGTCTGTCTGACCAAGATATTCCTACAGGAGAAGGGGGTTTTGCTAAAGACTACTGGGTAAAGCTTGATAAAGGAGATCAGGTAGCAGTTGATCTTATGTCTGATGAATTCGATAGTGTTGTATTGTTACTTGGGTCTGATGGGACAACAATAGCAGAAAATGATGACGGTCCTGATGGTAGTACTAATTCTCTTCTATTTTCTCGTATCACAGAAAGTGGTAGATATATTATTCGTGTTCATGCCTTTGGAGAAACAGGAGGAGGAAACTTTAGATTAAAAGTTACGAGGCTACGTCCTGTTAACCACTAA
- the cobS gene encoding adenosylcobinamide-GDP ribazoletransferase codes for MLKSLLGSITFYTIIPLPNNWEKSFQSIAAWSPVVGLLIGTILGLVDYLLIFIGFPILIRSTLIVFLGILITGGLHLDGVIDSADGITLSDPQKKLMAMQDSSVGAFGVIAGIMVILLKVVALSAIDSYRLWILMITYAWGRWAQLFSITFYTYLKKAGKGLFHKQYINYPNDLLFGTINLLIINILWMIFTSHQEILGIIIMITGIIISVGISYFFNKQFEGHTGDTYGAVVEWTESLILCVLVLYFSG; via the coding sequence TTGTTAAAGTCTTTACTAGGATCAATTACTTTCTATACTATTATTCCGTTACCAAATAATTGGGAGAAAAGTTTTCAATCTATTGCAGCTTGGTCTCCTGTTGTAGGTCTTTTAATTGGAACAATATTAGGACTAGTAGACTATTTATTAATATTTATCGGATTTCCCATCTTAATAAGAAGTACTTTGATAGTTTTTTTGGGTATCTTAATAACTGGAGGATTACATTTAGATGGGGTTATTGATAGTGCTGATGGGATAACATTAAGCGATCCTCAAAAGAAGCTTATGGCAATGCAAGATAGCTCAGTTGGAGCTTTTGGAGTAATTGCTGGAATAATGGTAATTTTGTTAAAGGTTGTTGCTCTAAGTGCTATTGATAGTTATCGTTTATGGATTTTAATGATTACTTATGCATGGGGCAGATGGGCACAACTTTTTTCAATAACTTTTTATACTTACTTAAAAAAAGCTGGAAAAGGCCTTTTTCATAAACAATATATAAACTACCCTAACGATTTATTGTTTGGGACCATAAATTTGTTAATAATAAATATACTTTGGATGATATTTACTTCGCACCAAGAAATATTAGGCATAATTATTATGATAACTGGCATAATAATCTCTGTTGGAATAAGTTATTTTTTTAATAAACAATTTGAAGGCCATACAGGAGACACCTATGGCGCAGTAGTAGAGTGGACAGAGTCTTTAATATTATGTGTATTAGTTTTGTATTTTAGTGGTTAA
- a CDS encoding AEC family transporter yields MTALLSAILPIICIVIIGATAGKKLELHKTTLSKLIIYILFPALVTDSLYTTNMSNHSMLQILLGVFVIALVLYILVSLFSKYFEISTTIHKSLIATTLHPNNGNMGLPLIEFALGSSGLERAVIYMIGSSVLLFVIMPALLAGTNLKNSLQVILKLPLIWAMLLGITLRVLRIELPFNLYEVLNILGRSSIPIALIILGMELRSTTFKITNLELLSSSLRLIAAPVIALCVGKIIGLRGLDLQVLILQSAMPTAINTVVLSAEFGGEVNQVARTIILTTFLSFLTLPIILLIIN; encoded by the coding sequence ATGACTGCTCTTTTGTCCGCTATTTTACCTATTATTTGTATTGTTATTATTGGTGCTACTGCAGGAAAAAAATTAGAACTTCATAAGACGACTTTATCCAAGTTAATTATTTATATTCTATTTCCAGCTCTAGTTACTGATAGTTTATATACTACTAACATGTCTAACCATAGCATGTTGCAAATTCTGTTAGGGGTTTTCGTAATTGCCTTAGTTTTATACATTCTAGTTAGCTTATTTAGTAAATATTTTGAGATTTCAACAACAATCCATAAAAGTTTAATAGCTACTACTTTGCATCCCAATAATGGGAATATGGGGCTACCCTTAATAGAATTTGCATTGGGATCTTCTGGGTTAGAAAGAGCTGTTATATATATGATAGGCTCAAGTGTATTACTTTTCGTCATTATGCCAGCTCTTCTAGCTGGGACTAATCTTAAAAATAGTCTACAAGTAATTTTAAAATTGCCATTAATATGGGCAATGTTATTAGGAATAACACTCAGAGTATTACGAATAGAGCTTCCTTTTAACTTATATGAAGTATTAAATATTTTAGGTAGGTCCTCTATTCCTATTGCTCTCATCATATTAGGGATGGAATTAAGAAGTACTACATTTAAAATAACTAATTTAGAGTTATTATCCTCAAGTCTCCGATTGATAGCAGCTCCTGTTATAGCCCTATGTGTAGGAAAAATTATTGGCCTTAGAGGTTTAGATTTACAGGTTTTGATTTTACAAAGTGCAATGCCAACAGCAATTAATACAGTTGTTTTAAGCGCAGAGTTTGGAGGAGAAGTAAACCAAGTTGCACGCACAATTATTTTAACTACTTTCTTAAGTTTTCTTACTTTACCTATAATATTATTAATAATAAATTAA
- a CDS encoding ribonucleotide-diphosphate reductase subunit beta, whose translation MSTNPIFNPDGDDAIENRAIWFGNTTNLMQLNDVRYSWAVGLYQQMRENFWIPQKLDITQDVTDYSNLTEDERYAYDGILSYLTFLDSIQTCNIPHLKNSITAPEVSLCMAEQISQEGMHNQSYQYIIETIVPPDRRNQVYEFWREDKVLRSRCEFIAKIYQKYIDDPTAENYFTALMADFLLEGLYFYNGFIYFYNLASRMLMPGSADIFKMINRDELSHVRLYQKLIPEARKVFPHSTEQIYEMFDTAVNHECRWTNHIVGSNILGITESSTEQYTKYLANIRLRSIGLEPLYTGEEFTKSPYSHLERFSDTKKDGHTKANFFESTVTSYVMSSGVSGWDEF comes from the coding sequence ATGTCAACTAATCCTATCTTTAATCCGGATGGAGACGATGCTATTGAAAATAGAGCTATCTGGTTTGGCAATACTACTAATTTAATGCAGTTAAATGATGTACGTTATTCCTGGGCAGTTGGTTTATATCAACAAATGAGGGAAAATTTTTGGATTCCTCAAAAACTGGATATAACTCAAGATGTAACAGATTATTCTAATTTAACGGAAGATGAACGCTATGCCTATGACGGCATATTGTCATATCTGACTTTTTTAGATTCCATTCAAACTTGTAATATTCCTCATCTCAAAAATAGTATTACAGCTCCAGAAGTAAGCTTATGTATGGCTGAACAGATATCTCAAGAAGGTATGCACAATCAAAGTTATCAATACATAATAGAGACAATTGTTCCTCCAGACAGAAGAAACCAAGTATATGAATTTTGGCGTGAAGATAAAGTCTTAAGAAGTAGATGTGAATTTATTGCAAAAATATATCAAAAATACATTGATGATCCCACCGCAGAAAATTACTTTACAGCGCTAATGGCGGATTTTTTACTGGAAGGATTGTACTTTTACAATGGATTCATTTATTTCTATAATTTAGCTTCTAGAATGTTAATGCCAGGATCAGCAGACATCTTTAAAATGATTAATAGAGATGAGTTAAGTCACGTGAGACTTTATCAAAAGCTTATACCTGAAGCGAGAAAAGTTTTTCCTCACTCTACTGAACAAATTTATGAGATGTTTGACACAGCTGTTAATCATGAATGTCGATGGACTAATCACATAGTGGGCAGTAATATATTGGGTATCACTGAGTCAAGTACGGAACAATATACAAAATACTTGGCTAACATTCGACTACGATCCATAGGACTAGAACCACTTTATACCGGGGAAGAATTCACTAAAAGTCCTTACAGTCATTTAGAAAGATTTTCTGATACTAAAAAAGATGGACATACTAAGGCGAACTTTTTTGAGTCTACAGTAACTAGTTATGTCATGTCTTCTGGGGTTAGTGGATGGGATGAATTTTAA